The following DNA comes from Candidatus Methylomirabilota bacterium.
CGCGAAGCGCCCCTGCCCCGCCTGGAGCTCGACCGCGAGCACCTCGCCCGCGTAGCCCTCGGCCAGCAGGCGCTGGAGGGTCGCGTCCACCTCGAGCGTGTGGGGCGCCGGCACGAGCTGGGCGACGAGCCTGGGCGCCCGGCGCGCGGCGTCGAGCATGCGCCGGCCCTCGGCGGCGTTCATGGCCATGCGCGCCTCGCAGAGGACGTGCTTGCCGTGCTCGAGGGCGGCCAGCGTGATCTCGCAGTGCATGTAGGGCCAGGTCCCGATGCAGACCGCGTCCACGTCGGGGGCCCGCACGACCTCCCGCCAGTCCGCGTGCACCCGGGCGACGCCGAACTCGCGCGCGACGCGCTCGCCCGACTCCTTGGTGCGGTTCGCGACCGCGACCAGCTCGACGCCGGGCAGCGCCTTGAACCCCGGGATGTGCCGCCGGCGGGTGTTGTTGCCCGCGCCCACGAAGCCCACGCGGATCGTCGTGTCCATCATAGCGCGCATGGTAACACGCGGCCGGCTCTCGTCCCGCTCACCCGCTCGATGGCCGCTAGCCGCGGACGAGGTCGGGCGCGCAGATCAGCGCGGTGCGGACGGCCTTGCCCTGGTCGGCGTTCGCGAACGCCTCGGTGATCCGCTCGAGCGGGAACCGGTGCGACATGATCGCGCGGAAGGGATAGCGGTCGTGCGCGCGCTCGAGGAGCTCGAGCCCGCGCCGGAGCGCCCAAGCCTGGTAGCCGCCGACGCCGAGCATCCGGCGATTCAGGTGGACGAGCCACGCCGGGTTGAACGCGATCGTCTGGTCGGCGGCGATGTTGCCGATGACGACGTAGCGGCCCTCGGCGCGCGCCATCGCGAGCCCCTCGGCGAGCGCGGCGGGATGGCCGACCAGCTCCATGACGACGTGACCGCCGCCGCCCGTCAGCTCGCGGACGGCCTTCGCCCGCGCGTCGCCCGTGGCGAAGTCGTCCACGTTCAGCGCGTGGTCGGCGCCGAAGGCCTGCGCGAGCTTCAGGCGCTCGGCGATCCGGTCGAGGACGACGACGCGCGCGGCCCCGCGCTCGCGCGCGACCGCGGTGGCGAAGAGGCCGAGCCCGCCGGCCCCCTGGATCACGACGGTCTCGCCCGCCTGGAAGCCCGCCTGGTGGAGACCGTAGATCACCTGGGCGAGGGCGCAGTTGAGCGGCGCCAGCGTGAGGTCGTCGAGCGCGTCCGGCGCCTTCAGCACGTAGTGGCCGGGCTGGAGGTAATAGTAGTCGGCGTAGGCGCCCGTGAAGTGGGGCGGCGCGTCGCTCCGCGCGC
Coding sequences within:
- a CDS encoding Gfo/Idh/MocA family oxidoreductase, which codes for MRAMMDTTIRVGFVGAGNNTRRRHIPGFKALPGVELVAVANRTKESGERVAREFGVARVHADWREVVRAPDVDAVCIGTWPYMHCEITLAALEHGKHVLCEARMAMNAAEGRRMLDAARRAPRLVAQLVPAPHTLEVDATLQRLLAEGYAGEVLAVELQAGQGRFA
- a CDS encoding zinc-binding dehydrogenase, whose amino-acid sequence is MNGRAFVFTGVEKPFEAREFPLPDVEPDGILVRVTVANICGSDLHGWHGRTPRSGPTIMGHEMTGRVARLGARVTTDAAGAPLAEGDRIVYSYFYPCRRCDVCRAGDPHHCTARRIGAGRARSDAPPHFTGAYADYYYLQPGHYVLKAPDALDDLTLAPLNCALAQVIYGLHQAGFQAGETVVIQGAGGLGLFATAVARERGAARVVVLDRIAERLKLAQAFGADHALNVDDFATGDARAKAVRELTGGGGHVVMELVGHPAALAEGLAMARAEGRYVVIGNIAADQTIAFNPAWLVHLNRRMLGVGGYQAWALRRGLELLERAHDRYPFRAIMSHRFPLERITEAFANADQGKAVRTALICAPDLVRG